Genomic DNA from Methanobacterium sp.:
AAAGGAGCTAAAGCCATAATAGTAGATATGGGTTCTGATTCGAAAAGTATCCATTGTATACTTAGTATTCGTAAAATAGACCAGAATGTAAGGATAATTGCAGAAGCAGAACGTTATGAAAATATAGAGCAGCTTGAACTTGCCGGAGCAACCCAGGTTATATCTCCATTTGTAATATCTGGAAGGCTCATGTACAAGAGCATTGATGACGGATACGAGGCAATGTTTGTTCAGGAAGTTCTGGCAGAGCACAAAAGCCGTGAAATGAAAGAAGTAATGG
This window encodes:
- a CDS encoding TrkA C-terminal domain-containing protein, yielding KGAKAIIVDMGSDSKSIHCILSIRKIDQNVRIIAEAERYENIEQLELAGATQVISPFVISGRLMYKSIDDGYEAMFVQEVLAEHKSREMKEVMVTEDSYFVGKTVLEADVHEKTGVILVGIGESGNLIIDPSRDYVIKAGDIILGIGKPEEFERLEKKCMGLNNSK